Proteins encoded within one genomic window of Sphingomonas cannabina:
- the nadB gene encoding L-aspartate oxidase, whose amino-acid sequence MPDPHSTDILIVGSGAAGLTAALNLAEHFKVTVLAKGGLDEGSTAWAQGGIAAVLEPGDTFESHIEDTMIAGAGLNDRGVVEMVVEGAPAAIAKLVELGVPFNTDGNALHLTREGGHSHRRIVHVNDATGWAVQEALLKAAHANPNITLVPDMVAIDLATSRHETRYSGAGNVWGVYAVSRATGRVELFTARATILATGGAGRTYLFSTAPRGATGDGIAMAWRAGARVSNMEMMQFHPTCLYNLEVKNFLITEAVRGEGGQLLLPDNGYRFMPDFDPRAELAPRDIVARAIDHEIKRLGLDYVHLDISHLDPGFVKGHFPTIHEKLLGLGIDMTKEPIPVVPAQHYTCGGIVIDRDGRTDLPGLYAAGECTQSGLHGANRLASNSLLECFVFGEAAASHIAAHWDDFAPPPPIRPWDESRVADSDEEVVIKQNWTEIRRFMWNYVGIVRTTKRLERAAHRIKMLQEEVADYYGHFRVTPDLIELRNLLQSAELIVRSALHRKESRGLHYTLDYPEMLPEPVDTVLVP is encoded by the coding sequence GTGCCTGATCCTCATTCCACCGATATCCTGATTGTCGGCTCCGGCGCGGCGGGGCTGACCGCGGCGCTCAACCTTGCCGAGCATTTCAAGGTGACGGTGCTCGCCAAGGGCGGGCTCGACGAGGGCTCGACCGCCTGGGCGCAGGGCGGCATCGCCGCGGTGCTGGAGCCCGGCGACACCTTCGAGAGCCATATCGAGGACACGATGATCGCGGGCGCCGGGCTCAACGACCGCGGCGTGGTCGAGATGGTGGTCGAGGGGGCCCCGGCGGCGATCGCGAAGCTGGTCGAGCTCGGCGTGCCGTTCAATACCGACGGCAACGCACTGCACCTGACGCGCGAGGGCGGGCACAGCCATCGCCGGATCGTCCATGTCAACGATGCGACCGGCTGGGCGGTGCAGGAGGCCTTGCTCAAGGCCGCGCATGCCAATCCCAACATCACGTTGGTACCGGACATGGTCGCGATCGACCTCGCCACCAGCCGGCACGAGACGCGCTATTCAGGCGCCGGCAACGTCTGGGGCGTCTATGCGGTGAGCCGGGCGACCGGCCGCGTCGAGCTGTTCACCGCGCGCGCGACGATCCTGGCGACGGGCGGCGCGGGGCGGACCTATCTTTTCTCGACCGCGCCGCGCGGAGCCACCGGCGACGGCATCGCCATGGCGTGGCGGGCGGGTGCGCGCGTCTCCAACATGGAGATGATGCAGTTCCACCCGACCTGCCTCTACAATCTGGAGGTCAAGAACTTCCTCATCACCGAGGCGGTGCGCGGCGAAGGCGGGCAGCTGCTGCTGCCGGACAACGGCTACCGCTTCATGCCGGACTTCGACCCGAGGGCCGAGCTCGCGCCGCGCGACATCGTCGCCCGGGCGATTGACCACGAGATCAAGCGGCTCGGCCTCGACTATGTCCACCTCGACATCAGCCATCTCGATCCCGGTTTCGTGAAGGGGCACTTCCCCACCATCCACGAGAAGCTGCTGGGCCTCGGCATCGACATGACGAAGGAGCCGATCCCGGTGGTGCCCGCGCAGCACTATACCTGCGGCGGCATCGTCATCGACCGCGACGGCCGAACCGACCTCCCCGGTCTCTATGCCGCAGGCGAGTGCACCCAGTCGGGCCTGCACGGCGCCAATCGCCTCGCCTCCAACTCGCTGCTCGAATGCTTCGTGTTCGGCGAGGCGGCTGCGAGCCATATCGCCGCGCACTGGGACGATTTCGCGCCGCCGCCGCCGATCCGCCCGTGGGACGAGAGCCGCGTCGCCGATTCGGACGAGGAAGTCGTCATCAAGCAGAACTGGACCGAGATCCGCCGGTTCATGTGGAACTATGTCGGCATCGTGCGCACCACCAAGCGGCTCGAGCGCGCGGCGCATCGCATCAAGATGCTGCAGGAGGAGGTGGCCGACTATTACGGTCATTTCCGCGTCACGCCCGACCTGATCGAGCTGCGCAACCTGCTGCAGTCGGCCGAGCTGATCGTCCGTTCCGCGCTCCACCGCAAGGAAAGCCGCGGCCTCCATTACACGCTCGACTATCCGGAGATGCTGCCCGAGCCCGTCGATACGGTGCTCGTTCCGTAA
- a CDS encoding 2OG-Fe(II) oxygenase: protein MDLQRYDWPALTGDLDTQGWAVLPGLLDPATCRTVAALYDEPDHFRSHVVMARHGFGRGEYRYFAYPLPELVFALRTTLYPRLAPLANRWHERMGLPTRFPETHSAFVLRCHEAGQLRPTPLLLRYGTGDYNALHQDLYGDQVFPLQVAIPLSAPGEDFTGGEFVLTEQRPRMQSRAHVAPLGQGDALVFAVNQRPVTGTRGDYRVTMRHGVAAVRSGQRHTLGVIFHDAS from the coding sequence ATGGATTTGCAACGCTATGACTGGCCGGCGCTGACCGGCGATCTCGATACGCAGGGCTGGGCGGTGCTGCCCGGTCTGCTCGACCCCGCGACCTGCCGCACGGTCGCCGCACTCTATGATGAGCCGGACCATTTCCGCAGCCACGTCGTGATGGCGCGTCACGGCTTCGGCCGCGGTGAATATCGCTACTTCGCCTACCCCCTGCCGGAGCTGGTGTTCGCGCTGAGGACCACGCTCTATCCGCGCCTGGCGCCGCTGGCGAACCGCTGGCACGAGCGGATGGGTCTGCCGACGCGGTTTCCCGAGACGCACAGCGCGTTCGTGCTTCGCTGCCACGAGGCCGGACAGCTGCGGCCGACGCCGCTGCTGCTGCGCTACGGCACGGGCGACTACAACGCGCTGCACCAGGACCTGTACGGCGATCAGGTCTTTCCGCTGCAGGTCGCGATCCCGCTGTCGGCGCCGGGCGAGGATTTCACTGGCGGCGAGTTCGTGCTGACCGAGCAGCGCCCGCGGATGCAGTCCCGCGCGCATGTGGCGCCGCTGGGCCAGGGCGATGCATTGGTGTTCGCGGTCAACCAGCGACCGGTGACCGGCACGCGCGGCGACTATCGCGTGACCATGCGCCACGGCGTCGCCGCCGTGCGAAGCGGACAGCGCCACACGCTTGGCGTCATCTTCCACGACGCCAGTTGA
- a CDS encoding serine hydrolase, translated as MSVGFVPTFTALERALTLAGLAPVVLLGAGVHQTAQTRDLLPPSYRTLIPVPPPAPRVQAPLALKTSILALRNRFDGLAGISVQSVDDGWTVDSADADRPMPQQSVSKLWVAMTVLDAVDRGRITLDDRLTITQSDLTLFHQPIAAMLKDGSYTTTVRDLLHRALTMSDNTCNDKLLRYVGGPAAVRSFIASHGIENVRFGPGERLLQSKTAGLTWRQDYAMGRAFEAARARLPIGVRQAAYQSYVADPIDGAAPSGIAGALAKLKRGALLSPESTSYLISTMEASKTGKQRMRGAVPPGWSFGHKTGTGQNFLSRTAGYNDVGLLTAPDGRSYAIAIMIGDTARTIPERQALMQAVVQAVVANHDAATTTIAR; from the coding sequence GTGAGCGTGGGGTTCGTACCGACATTTACGGCGCTCGAGAGGGCATTGACGCTGGCGGGTTTGGCGCCGGTGGTGTTGCTGGGCGCGGGCGTGCATCAGACGGCGCAGACGCGCGATCTGCTGCCGCCGAGCTATCGCACGCTCATCCCGGTTCCGCCGCCGGCTCCGCGGGTCCAGGCGCCGCTGGCGCTCAAGACGAGCATCCTCGCTCTCCGCAACCGTTTCGACGGGCTCGCCGGCATCTCGGTACAGAGCGTCGACGACGGCTGGACCGTCGACAGCGCCGATGCCGACCGGCCGATGCCGCAGCAGAGCGTGAGCAAGCTGTGGGTGGCGATGACCGTGCTCGACGCGGTCGACCGCGGCCGCATCACGCTCGACGACCGGCTGACCATTACCCAGTCGGACCTGACGCTGTTCCATCAGCCGATCGCGGCGATGCTCAAGGACGGCAGCTACACGACGACGGTGCGCGACCTGCTCCATCGTGCGCTGACGATGAGCGACAACACCTGCAACGACAAGCTGCTGCGCTACGTCGGCGGACCGGCGGCGGTGCGCAGCTTCATCGCCAGCCATGGCATCGAGAACGTCCGGTTCGGTCCCGGCGAGCGGCTGCTCCAGTCGAAGACCGCCGGGCTCACCTGGCGGCAGGACTATGCGATGGGCCGAGCGTTCGAGGCGGCGCGCGCGAGGCTGCCGATCGGCGTTCGCCAGGCGGCGTATCAGAGCTATGTCGCCGATCCGATCGACGGCGCGGCGCCGAGCGGGATCGCCGGTGCGCTGGCGAAGCTGAAGCGCGGCGCGCTGCTGTCGCCCGAATCGACCAGCTACCTGATCAGCACGATGGAAGCGTCGAAGACCGGCAAGCAGCGCATGCGCGGTGCGGTGCCGCCGGGCTGGAGCTTCGGTCACAAGACCGGCACCGGGCAGAATTTCCTGAGCCGCACCGCCGGCTACAATGACGTCGGCCTGCTCACCGCGCCAGACGGGCGCAGCTACGCGATCGCGATCATGATCGGCGACACCGCGCGCACCATTCCCGAGCGTCAGGCGCTGATGCAGGCGGTGGTGCAGGCGGTGGTGGCGAACCACGACGCCGCGACCACGACGATCGCGCGCTAG